TCTGATGTTGACTAGGGTGGATGCCCAGTCTCTCGTCACTCAACATCAGGATATTGTGTTTTTATGGGTGATAATCTCATTTCGTGGTCCTCTGAGCGTCATGGAGTTATCTCTCATTCTAGTGCCGAGGCAAAGTATCGTGGCGTTGCTAAGACCGCTGCAGATACATGTTGGGTTCGTAAACTACTTTGTGAGCTTCAATGTCTGCCCGACAAAGCTACCATTATTTATTGTGACATCACCCAGTTCAACATCAACTCACAAAACACATTGAGATTGACATTCATTTTGTTCGTGAACTCGTAGCTCGAGGCTTTGTTCGGGTCTACCATGCGTGGGAAATAGTTTCTATCAACTCGGAGGTTTTGATTGCCAACTGGAAAAAGCAATGGTAATGTGGTTTTGTCGAGTATCAGAAGTAGCCATCGAATGTCAGGATTATAGCAgagtaaataaaaaaaacaaatatagttTAACACGTTGGATTGTCGAATTTCAAATATGGTATGGATCATAGCTAACAAAGTGATCGGTGTGTACTCCCCAACCTTGGCTAATTTGTATCAGCAGCTACACCAAATAAAAATGGCGGGAAAGATCGCCTTTTTTGGCATCAGTATTGTCCCTAGCTAATGCCCATGTCTTTTTTTCCCAACTTTCTTGTAGTGAAACTCGATACTTATGAACTCTCCAAAACTACTTGCTATATGTTTTAAGCTTATATTTTTCTTTGAACTAGAATTATATCAAACTTATGCAACTCAAATTACATGATAAAAGTTAGATTCGTGTATTGATTTGGAGTTAACTATTTACTAATGTCCAAGCTATATGCGTGTATTATCATGCAAATATGCAATATACGATTATAGGAAAATCATGAATATGATTACATGCAAGCCGGTTATTCATACATAGCTTATAATTAACACAAGAATACGTAAACTTGAGGTGCGAATTTATACAAGTTTCGATAAACTGGGTTAACTCATATTAATCCAGCTTGAAGGGGTTAGAGGTCCATAATAACCATACCCTAGTTTAGCCATCTCATCTGCACCATTGCTTCCCAATCGACGGCTAGGATTAAACGGACTGCATGACCCATAAGCAAAGCTCCATCTCAACGGCTGAACATCTTTTGCCTCCATCTCCGACAACACCTTGTAGAATAGATCCACATCGCATGGAAGTGATATCGGGCCATCACAGTGGTACCCGTATTCCTTTTCTGCATCCTCCAGAAGCATCGCGAACAAAGGATGACTTGCATACTTAGTTTTCACAGCGAACCTTTGTTTACCAGGTCCGACGCACACCGGAAAATACCCTTCCGGTGCAATTTCCTTCTTCATCCTCTCCTTTCCGTTCCATGATCTGCTCTTCGGCAAACCCCCAACGCCGCCTCTATAGCTGTGGACATGGGAAAACGATCGACACCGCTTCCATGTCTTCACGAGAAAGTTATTCTTTCCCGTATTTCTCTTGACTGTTTCCATCAGGTTGTGCTATTATATGAGGTTTAAGAATAAAAGAAAACTAGGCGCAGAAATGCAAATTGCAGGGACTATCCTCTGTCGTAGGCCAAGTCGGAAGTAGACCTCGTTCCTGGCTGAATTTTTATGGTCGTGGTGAACATGAATGAAGCAATTGACATTGAAAGTAGGATCATTGAGATTTGGAGAAGGAAACGGAACACTTTTTATAGCcgagaggagatgaagaagggtTGAAAGCTGCACCGGTTGAATTCCAACTCCATGACGTATTACGGTATTAGTATGCTCCTCATAATTACTCTCCAAAATATTGTTTTTACTTTGTCAACGCTTAAAGCCATCATACGCTCAACTAAGTTTGGcattaaaagaaattttaaatATGAAATAAAAAGAATATGATATAATTTTTTAGTCGTGAGCAAAGCCAACACATATATAGTTGACCTTCATATTCTTTGTTAATTGATTTTATAGCAAACAAAATGTGGGTTTGGTGTTGATAATGGAGTAAAGTATTTAGGAATTGAACTTCATGACTAATATAAACCTTTATGAATTTAAAATATTAGATAATGTTCTCATTAGATTAACGGATAAATGTCCACCACACTCCGTAATACCATTTTATAATTTGTTTGGAACAACGAAAGTTTCAATAAAGAAGAAAGTAATATACGTTAGAGACATGGCTAAAACagcaatcataaaatttaaaagtATCTATAATAGCTTTCTATAGAATTGAAAGTACATGAAGAAATACACATGAGTATCATCGAGGAGTTTAGGAGCTGTGATCATAGAGTCCCCGAAAATCTTCAAAATTTGCCATACATATATACAAGCAAGACAGTACTGGATAAGAAATTAACATCAAGAAGCCTGAGACACTAAGATTTGGTGGCATGCAGGATTTGAACATGGTCGCTCATTGGCTTTATCCCTCAAcacaaaaacaatatatatatatatatatatatatatatatatatatatatatatatatatatatatatatatatatatatatatatatatatatatatatctgtttaGATTACtgtgttctaactatctattgtatGGATGTAGACATCATtatagaccaatcattttagttattttaagaagaTGAGTAATAAATATTACTGAATTAAAATAATTGAGAAATATCATATAATTTCACTATAAATGTATTTAGTCAACTGgataaatttaaaattgaaatttccaGATTATTTGGGATAATTTATTCTCTCGAtttaaaatttttgacttttttaattaatttcattTTAGTTCTAACGTAATTTTTAATTATACTTGATTTTATTCTGTGAGAAGATCATTTTGTTAAAATGATATTCTATAAGAATGTCAAGATAAATATTTCTGAGTGAATAcatatttttattaaatgaaCTTCTTGATGAAAAACAACATTCTTGAACCATTAgttcaaaaataataaaatatttgtataTTCATGGACACTTGAATGTAGATTCATACATATTTTTACAGAATAATACTCTTATATATTTTAATACAATTATagatattctaacagaatatcataaaaatgaaaaaaaacattGCATGCTTAAATATACAAATTCTTGAATAAATACACTTGATCTTATTCAATAGTGATTGTTGAGACCGAGTTTCAATTCTACTAGAATTGAATCTTGATATCTAAATCTTGTTCACAATTGTCATGAAGAAGATGACATCGCCAAGCATACAATGGCTATCCTCACCTTTTTGCTGATTCTGATCCCGAATCCAGAATAAGAACAATGATTGTAAAAGAATAAGAGCTTTCTTGTTCATTGTAAAACAACATGCATATGGAATTTACTTAAAGAATTTGTATTAATCAAGAATATGCGCAAGGAATTAAACAAGCATTATATAACAATGCATGAAAAGTCAACGTTACAACAAAATGTGCCTAAGAAAAAAGAGTTAGATATCAGATGTTTGGACCGATGGAAGAGATTAGGTTACAAGTGGTGCTTATCACAATATAAAAGAAGCAACAATTTTTGATTAGATTAAAAATGTAATAAATAAAGTTAACCTTTGGTTAGAAAACTCTACAATGGAGGTAAAGTTCTAGAATGATGAAGAAAGAGACATGATATCAACAAACAACAACAAATATCAGGTGAAATAGCAAACTATCCTTTCATTTAAACTAAAAGCAAGTGACAAGGGAAGAAAATGAACATTGAAATAGCAAATATATTAATTCAGAACCAACACCAAAATGGAAATAACTTCAACCTAGGTAGTTGTTGTGAGCATAGGACACCAAAGCAATATCCACTTTTAATATCTGGTAGATATTAGACAAGATATTGATGAATGGCAGCCCAAACAAAAGAAGATAAAAGTGAAAACTGAAATTAAACCCACAATAGCCGATATAcatgtatttttattttgaaagaaaaatcaCCATATTTTCCCAATTAATTAACCATGAATATGagaactccccccccccccccccccccccccaagaagATCCTACATCACCAAATATAATATATGAGGTGTGTGGGATGATACGAAATTCAACTTCAATAGAGATGATCGATTATAAATTCAATTATGTAAATGTAAAAgcatagaaaaaaataaaataccaaacaataattatagaaaattttgattaatagatTCAGTTTTGCATGTAATAAGAACAGGAAGGAAGGTGCATACACACAATGAACTGATAATAGGAGATTAGGGGAACATTTGTTTATAAAATTGGAAAAGAATGGTTACCTATGTAATTATTTGACAGGCGTTAAGACAGGTCCCTCATCTATCTTTTCTTATATCGACTAATGATTCAGAGTAATCATCTACCAAGGAATCTCTTCCCGATTCATCTACTCATTCGACGACGACGTCATCTAGTTAGGAGTAGCACAATCTGTAACACATGTAgattcgagctagtcaatttagagataataggggtcgaaaacgacttttcgacaaaaaattatttagaataaataaccttaaccaagttttagaatatgtctcaagggttccgtaaaAATAAAGAGCgccggaatccgagttataacgaagaagttatgacccgtcgaagtttcgcgacggaaccggcatgaCACCAGGAAGACGTAAATAGTGTGTTTATGATAGAGCGACATttatccttagtaatctaaatgaaagtagtAGAGTATGTTAACCTGATAGCatctataaaaagaacgcccaattctgacttcgtatgaggaagttaagatttttcgaagtttcagcttagcaatgtacgacccgaaactcgaattttagttcgatcggtttttggcctatgtgacctaaataagagttgaagatttcattaataggaactccaaggtaaaaagacagacaaaacggAGTCTGTGttaaggagttacgaattcttcacggtcatttaacaacctaaactcctcctactattaaatttaagatcggtcgagaattaaccgacggaatctaaatgaaagttgtagatcttgtttttacctacgtgtggatataaagaacgtcgacaatggtgttcgtatgcgaaagttatgaatttttgaaaatcgactGATTTCCACCATGTGTGCGAtgtcacgtgtcagcaccaggctgtggctggctgtagccagcctggctcacgacgtgaatataaAAAATTCTGACGTGAACCttcctccagcctcctataaatagcaacGCCCCTCtccttcattcctcacaccttaaCCCCTCATTCCTCtgtctatactctctctctctctctctaagccctaccccccccccccccccccccgaaaagcctagggaatcCCCTAGGACAAGGCAGAAGCCACGAAGCGCCTGATGGCTCCGAAAAGAAGATCCTCCGGCTCAGAATCTCTGCTCTGGAGGAGCCCGGTTTCCAAGGAAACCCGTTTTAAGTGAGTTATACCTACCCTATATTTAGTAaaacttatgttttaatatagtaatgttatcagggacttataataagtatttaagCTATTATTGTGGGTTATATGATTCCGTTATAATATCtatttaaccactcgcggtacgcGGGCTCCggtttggagggccgcttgggttgctggattctgaagtgcttatatgccaaaatgatcctacccatcggtgttccatgtctggcctcgtttgtaatcatatataaactaaatttgaatattaaaataatatattttctgctacttataaagttatgtttttaatttataacatattatacttactttattaggtctaatatgttgttgtatgtaaaccattatattttttaaagctacaacttttgaacaatttgtataaaatacttaaattgttaatttaaatataaccttataggataaacttaaatataaattttagttccactaAAACAAccaaaagaatattttgtaaatagttaaaagtgatataaACTATAGCGtctttataataatgattataagttgattaataagattaaataaatatcaaacctaaagtgcaattataaataaattaaactttaatattaaaataatatttttacttctacttataaagttatgtcattaacttttaacatattatacttaatttattagatttaatatgttgttgtatgtaaaccattatcagtttaaagctacaacttttgatcagtttggacaaaataattCAATTGTTCATTTAAATATTACATTGCAGaatcaacttcaatataaatttcagttcaacTTAAAAAACACAAAGAATATTTtttgaatagttaaaaatgatagattgtagtgctaaatgcaaaaactaaattttaatatcaaTAAGTAAAATATTTCATAAAGATAATTTtttaatcgttaaaagtttttcaaataagtagtaacaaataacttacaataacaatagttaaaaataactatatataaatgattatattgttacttttaaatcaaaaaaaaaaatttgatgttttaaataattataaccatagaaattaaaatgttaaacaaataaatttttaaaaattaattaacaataacaacaactataaataacattaaaccatatattatatttaattttattcatgagtaactagTGGGTAGAGGTCATtgaaaagattgagattatgtagttttaatagatgtatatattatcatataattcaaaataatcaatatactatATCAACCTAGTAAACGAATTATTATATCgaatttaataacatattgttatatttaagaaaACTTATATTTGTAAATATATCAGCTATATGGATGCTTCTACGCAACGTGCAGACATTCGCCTAGTTAAGACATAATTTGAGCagtaacaaaaaaacaaatagttgACACCAAATGGATAAGAATTAGATGTTCTTAACACCAAGAAAAACACAAACTTACATTCACCATTCAAGAGTTAATTAAGCATCAAATTAAGACACATGATAAGATGGAACTTGGGTGGGATTTAGAAATGGATTATGTTACCTTAAAGATTAAAATTCCATCCCTTATTTTATGAGTCTTGGGCTGAGACGAGAAGGCAAAACATCAAGACATAACACGGTCTTCAAGCTAGATGTTAGGGCATATCTTTTGGCTAGACATACAACTACTTTAGAAAATAATTAACAAGGATCTTAGGGAATGTTTTAAGAACCTTAAGAATGATTCAAACATAGCCTTTCAATTCAAAACAATTCACAAAAGAATAACAAATGTTGAAGATAAAGTAAACAAGATTTTTAGCACCGGAGGAAAGCAATTGACTCCATGATTGTAACGAATTGTTTTTAGCATCAATACCAACATATGATGTACTGTTTTTGAAGGATTTTCATAGAAACAATTAACGAAAGACACACCCAGTAAGAATGAATATTGATGAAACAAAATCACAAGATTTGAGAGTAGAAAGCAAGTATCATTAATGACACCATATACAAAGCAATTTGACTTCAAAATTTCTCCCAGTTAATTAGTAATAGATCCCTAATCACATGAAGATTATGGGAACAAGAATTTACCATGATATAGTAGTAAATTTAGCTTTAATTGAACCACACAAGAAAATTTAtgactctctctctttctctcgacTAGCTACTCTTTCCCCCTCTCGCACATTTCTCTTTTCATCCTTCATGTTGAATAAAGAACAACAAAAACAATCCAAGAATAATTTAGATGGTTTTTAAAAACAAATAGGCCATAGGGCCAAAAAACGGATGTACCCTCCCCTTGATCCATTGATTGCATTCAAGAAAGGATTAATACGAATTCAACAAAGAAACATCTTGAGATTTCATTGCAAATATATTTAATAATTAGTTATGAAagttttagccttatttctttTGCCTTCTCTGGAGATCAATGAATTCATTTAAATTAGGTATAAATTCATCTTCCTTATTAGTCCCACTAGAACTAGTAGGCATGTCCTTTGTTGTAGGTATATATAAAAAGTGAGTATTAATTAAAACATAATCATTACGTTCTAAAACAAAGAACCTGTAAACATTGGATTGCTTTGCATAACTAATGAAGATACAATCAATACCTCTTTCTCCCAAACTTTTCATTCTGGGTTCAATTAGTCTCATAATAGTATGACAAGCCAAAAATTTAAGATAACCTGTTTCTTTTGGTACTAAAGAttataaggatttattttgttcCTTTTGTTTAGAAA
The genomic region above belongs to Lactuca sativa cultivar Salinas chromosome 4, Lsat_Salinas_v11, whole genome shotgun sequence and contains:
- the LOC111895377 gene encoding protein SMALL AUXIN UP-REGULATED RNA 10; the protein is METVKRNTGKNNFLVKTWKRCRSFSHVHSYRGGVGGLPKSRSWNGKERMKKEIAPEGYFPVCVGPGKQRFAVKTKYASHPLFAMLLEDAEKEYGYHCDGPISLPCDVDLFYKVLSEMEAKDVQPLRWSFAYGSCSPFNPSRRLGSNGADEMAKLGYGYYGPLTPSSWINMS